The DNA sequence GAATTTTGGAAGGAAAGAAGCTGCAAATTTTGACCTATGCAGTTTGTAAGTGATACTAGCATATTTAGCGTGCATCAGTGTTTGTTAGTAGAAGTAGCAATGTTATTATCCTTCTAAGTTTTTAAAGGTATGCCTTGAAGAGCATCAAAATATCCTGGCAGTGTAGTTATGTAGGCAGAAAACCTTTGTGGTTGAGGAAAAGCTTTCGATAAAAAACATACGatattataaaacaatatttacagataattaaattaaattttatataaagtaATAGATGATCTAGATATAGTTGATTAATCCAGGGTTCATACAGAGATAATTAAGCGATTTGTTCAAGTTGTTTAAATTGATATATGTACGCTTACTTGTCTGCCACAACTAATTTTTGAGGTTGTTTGGATTAAGGTGGGGAATGAGAATGGAGGGTATGGGAATGGGGTTAACGAGAATGAGAATGATGTGGAAACCCAGGGGGTGAGAAGGATATGATTTAACCAGCTAAGAGAATTGGGGTTCAGGGTTCTCATTTCATAGCAACAAACAACTAATTCAAACACCTATGCATGGGATTGATGGGATTGAGATTTCGATTCCTGTTAACCGGGCTTATATACTATGAACCAAACACCCTTTTAGTTATCAATCGTTTGCGATCCCATGAAATTTTTTACCACTAAATCAAGAAACTTGACCGCATATCCAACATTTCGAGCATGGATTGAGGGGGCCTCAGCGAGGTTCTAATGAGTCCGGGATGGATTGGGTGGGGTAATGAGTCCGGGATGGATTGAGCAGGGGTGAGAATGAGCGGTGAGtaatgacatatagggggtgagAGATGACATATAGAGGGTAGATGATGTCGcttgtattttaataatttaatttatattttggtcGTTTGTATATGaacaattgcctatatatattaaCTCTTAGAAAAGACGATATACAATATCGGAATAAGTTTCTCGAGACATAAAATTCACCTTTTCATTCTCTTGAGAGTATTGGTGAACATTACTCACATAGCCATTTATTTAACATTACTAATCATCATGGTCATCACCTCATCATTAATTATTCCAATCAAGCAATTATaaacaacaaatatacatatatccatTTTCAAAAAGGGTACTAATGTCATTAATTATTCCAATCAAGCAATTAgaaacaacaaatatatatatacatatatccatTCTCAAAAAGGGTATTGCTGGACATGCCACTAATGTTCCGGTGATTTCCCAGAATATTTTGGATATTGGtcttatatatcattttttaagggaattgatgtgaatgtcacaattttaaaatatgacgTCAAATGTCACTTCAAAACGTGACTTTGTCTTTTGTTTACGAAAACACAATTTCATCTTGCATTTAAGAAAACACAACTTCTTTATGTGATTAAatcttttttgaaaaaagaaataatCACAACGTAACTTTAAATTGTGTTTTCAGATGCCAAAATTCACTACCCTTTCCTTCTCTTCGTTCTCGCCGGCCAGAAAAATTTTGATGACCTCTCCCCAACAAATTTCaccatctctctccttctcatgtttcttctcatgtcttttTCCTCTCTCGCTCACGGTACAATCATCGTTACTAATGATGACTTCCCCTTTCCCTACACTTCGCCCCACAACgtatatatacaaacacaacTCCTCCCTCATTCCTTTTGTTTTCACCTTTTCGGCGGCCTCTTTCGACCAAACTCTACCATCTCTCCTTCCCTCTCCTTCGTCATATAATCACTGCTGCTAACGACAACTTCCTCTTTTCGCCACCAACTTCATCTCCATGACGcatatacacaaacacaacaCACAAATCCTTCATCATTTTGAAAATAGTGTTATGTTTTGATtaataagaatataattttaaattatcccCACGGCGTGTTCTAGATGATTGGACAGTGACGCTTAATACTTGCTCCCTTGAGGTCATGCGTTAGATTCCCTAGGCACTCCGGAAGTAAGTGGGTTACCATGTTCAGAGTATGAGTGTGCTAGTAGTCGAGGTGCGCTCGCAAGTTGGCCCGGACACcggtttaaaaaaataataatttaaattatgtcgaagtaataataataataaaatcgtACTTTTATGTATTTCtatattacaaattaaaatagtGACATCAAGCCTTTTCTCCAATATTTTCGGTCGCCTCACCCACCACACCAGCGTTGCCAAGCGGTCGTAACCTTGCACAGATCGGTAAACACAAATCACCAAATCAATTCTAATTAATTTCCTCAACATCCAAATATATTCATCATCTATACAACCATATAATTCATCTCGATGGAGAAGATTCCAGACAACTTCTCCACAACTTCACAACAAGCTACTCCGAGTTTTTCGGCTTCTTCCAGAGCTACAACAAACTCATCCCGATATCGAAACTCAAATTATGCAGCTAGTTATCAAACTAATCAATCGGATCCGCAGCAGCATCAACAAAGTAATCGATCGTATCcgcaacaacagcaacagagTAATCGATCGTATCCGCAGCAACAGCAACAGAGTAATCGATCGTATCAGCTGCAACAGAGTAATCGATCGTATTCGCAAAGAGGAGCATATGCTCCTCAACAGCCTAGTTCCTCGTTTCGAAATAATTCTATTAATAGTCATAGAGACCAGAGTTCAAATGCCAATTACGCAGAAGAAGAGAAATTGAGAAGGGAGAATCGTTCTCAACGTTTTGAAAATCAACGTGGCAATCAGGCTAGAAATAATTATACTAGACCTAAAACTATTGGAGCTCGATTGTCTGCTGGAAGTAAGAGTTGTGAAGGAGGAAACAATACAGTTGTTAAAGATattgacttggattcttttacTGTTAAGGGAACCTGTCAGGAAGTCGAGAAATGCTATTTACGTCTTACCTCCGCACCTGATCCCGCCACTGTAATTTTAttccaactttccttctttaacatatatagtttttttaatgaatttgttGATTACGAGATTAAAAGAATTTGTGTTATGTATTGCAATGTACTTTTCTATTTAATTGAATTATATGTTCACTTTAGGTGAGACCAGAAAAAGTGTTAGAAAAAGCTCTTCTCATGGTTCAGAAATCCCAGAAGAACTACCTTTACAAATGTGATCAGTTAAAATCTATCCGCCAAGATCTTACGGTACAGCGCATACGAAATGAGCTTACAGTTAAGGTACTACTCTGAATTTGAAGATATCTTGTGACCAGCATAAGATGAttgttttttgttatttaatatttgaatttggaAAGGTGAATTGATACATGTTCCAATTTTATTACTTGTCTCTTTGGGTAGCAAGCTTctaatgttatattttatttttagaataaattctGTGGCTATTATTTTGTCTCAGGTTTATGAAACTCATGCTAGATTAGCAATTGAAGTTGGCGACTTATCAGAGTATAATCAGGTTCGTCTGTAATATCTTCAGTTTCCATTTAGGACGTCTTCATTTAAGTAGCTGATTTCAGCTTGAAATTTCTACTTCTTGTCATGGTTCGTATATTTGATTTGGATATTGTTTAGGCCAAGCTTTGTTCCTAGAAATAGAATGGATTGGGTTTATTAGCTTTCTTTTAAAACCAGCAGGGATATGTTGTAGCTTGTCCACCAGTCTTATTAATCCTAAGTTCTGGCTTATTGAAAGGTAAAAATAATCGTAtcaaaatgtgtgtgtgtgtgtgtgtgtgtgtgtgtgtgtgtgttcatGACAATGATGGGATCAGGCTTGTAGTTGCGACATTAGGCATGTCATCATTAACTTGTTATATCATCAATGATGTCATATAAATGGATACTAACTCAGGAGCTTCAACGATTGATAGCAATGCATGTCTTTAGCTAACATTCACTCATCTCTGTGCGTAGGTTTCAGCCTCCTTTAGTTTCTTTGGTTCATGAATATCGTAGTCTTTGATTTTTCAAATCACTCCAATTATGAATGAAGTTGATTTAATATTGTCTTCTCTGATCTTTACCATCTTTATTCTTCTTTCACTTTGTTATACATGAAGGTGATATATAATGGGGGTGAAGGCCATTTTTAACTGTTTTctaaataaagataaaaaaaataactatttttAATATTCGGGTTAAATATAACTGTTTGAGTGCACATATGGTAATAATGGAACACTAGTATGCGTCACTTAGAAAATAAAGGAGATATGCATAAagaagattttattttattttattttatttacttttggTTTACTGAATAGGCATTCCTAATGTGGGAATCATGGCCATATATATGTATTCTTTGTATTAAAGCTATGGAGGCATTTCTTTTTTATTGAATGCTCCTTTTTAAGATATCTTATTGATTTTATTCATCATTTTTGGTGGCCCTGTTTACAATGAATGCTAATGTAATATTATGTTCACAAGAATTTTAATCCTGACAGGTAGAAGACGCCAGTTTTGCATTCTTAGATTTGCTTTTTTGACACTATTCCATTATAGAGCAAGAAATTGATTGTGTTTAGTAAGTTGTATACATACACATAGTATGTAAGATATTCATAAATGATACACATATCTGGGTAATGGGATCCAAAGGGTAAAAATGACCAACTTCCGGAGAATCAAAAAAGTATGGGCAGTTGTCAGTCGATATGAGTTATAATTGTCATTTTTCTATATAATGTAAATTTCATCCTCTGCGCTACACAATCAGCTTCAATAGGTTTGGTTCCTGTTTCAGCTATCACTTGATagcataaatataataaatttacttGAAATactaatttgaatgaaatatCTAAACTTGAGCTAGCAAGAAACATTCTCTGCAGATCAGATTAGTAGTTTGCTGTAGTAACTTGCCTTTTAGATGTGTAATTTAGTAtgtaaatttcttttgtctttcCTGACTTGAAATATAGTTTTTTTAATCAGCTAATTGTTATTATAGTTGACCTTTGATCTCTTCTGCAGTGCCAATCTCAATTGCAAGAACTTTATGCAGAAGGACACAAGGGATGTGATATGGAATTTTCGGCTTACAATCTACTTTCTGTAATTCTACACTCTAATAATAATAGGGACCTCTTGTCAGCCATGTCAAGGTTAGTAGTATGCACCAAAGGACAGATAGTGTGATCACCACTACTCATATCTTGTATGTCAAGAAATTGCCAGTAATTTACTGCTTCTCATCTCCATTTTCACTTTCTTCAGAATATGTCTTTTGTCTCCtttcattctttaagtaatgatAATTTAGAATCGCTGAATCTAAATGTGGGAATTGTATATAaatctataactttctttttattttacttttgtgcGCTAAGGAGGGAAATTGTAcataaatttgtatattaatttcGAACGAGTAAAATTCTACCTGGGAAGACAGACAGTTGCATGAAACAAAATCAGTCACTGAGTCACAGAATAAAGCTCTATGTTCCCTTGCCCATGTTTGTTTCATGTGATAATCCACCTAGTAAGAAGTGATATTTAGGTTAATTCAAAACACCCCCGTATCAGATATCACGATGCTCTTGCCGTATATTTGGGTAGCCTCATTAGCGTAACTTGAAATTTTTTGGGAACTAATACTATGATTTGGTGGTAAGTAGCTACTTGAACAAAAGCAAAGTATTGATGTTTATAGCCActtcaacaaaaataaaacccaaatttatattatttagataattaagtATTCTTGAACTTGTTAAGCATAAAGTCTTAGTTGTGCTATTGGCCTTAATCAtgcataaattaaatatatatttaaaatatttttatatatgtcatATTCTACAATGTACACGTTCCATGCTTCTTTGTGAATGCATACCACAAACTTATTTGCTTATTTATACTACTTCTAGTCGTTGAGCTATCGTAGACTAAATTTTAATCACTTTTTAGTTCATTTCTATGGAATTAATAATTCCTAGGTCCTAGGGAGAGGGGAAGATTAATAGGCCAtccaaaaagaacaagaacgTGATAGAAAATAGTTGATTTAATAAAGATTTAAGTATGACTGTGCAATACTCCAGTGATTATAATTCTCACTAAAAAGGGAACTTATGTATATGACTCATTGACTCTTGAGCATACAAGCAGATGATGGCCAAAGATTCCAAAAGAGTCATATAACAAATTCAATTAAAAAACGCCTGAGACTTTCCTATTACTACAAAgataaccaaaccaaaccaaacatactcagtatatcccgcttagagcagggtctgaggagggtaagatgtacgcagccttGCCCTTGCCCTTAAAGCAGAGAGgttgtttccgtgaagacccccggcttagtgcaccataaataatatagtgtgtgatataatattaatataccttagcccatggccttcttcacatgggacttacctaAACAGTTCCCGTTTGTCGATGATGGGTGACAATGATCTGAAACGGAGATATCAAACTGGATAAGAACTGCCACTATTTGCACACTTTTTTGAATTAACTTGATTTCTTCTTGTGTAATCCATCTATGTCGGTTCTGCTAAACCTTATCAAATCCTTCAACGAACCAACATCCGAGATAATCCATTAGTACGCACTAAACCTTATCAAATCCTTCGACGAaccaacatccgtgatgatccatcttaccaaatccttcgacgaaccaacatccgtgatgatccaTTAGTACGCACTAAACCTTACCAAATTCTTCGACTCACCAAGATCCGTGATGATCCATTAATACGCACCAGTTAATGTAGATACAATGTTTGTGTCTATATCAGACGAATCGTAGAGAAGGAATCCTTGCGATGAAAACCGACTACAGGAGTtgcttgaagaagaaagacaaCAGAAAAttatccagaaatttggcatattCAAATCGCGTACACTGCTAAATTGTAGGGAGACACGCTAAATTGTTGGGAGAGATAGATAACTGACAGAGCAGAGTAAATCAGTGTTCAAACCCGGATGGTGGATTAAGATCATCGATCAGAATATGTAGTGATAATAAAAGTCGGAAAAGAATAGAGAATAGAAATTCATGTCGTGAAATTGATTACTATGTCCAAATATCTGGCAAGTCTTTCTGGTTATATGAATAACCTTCTTTCCGTTAGTATGGTTTGTGAGTGCAATGGTGATCGCATTATGCTTTTGTTGTCGCTTACAAATTGTCATGTCCCATTATTCTTAACGAATTTGCTCACTTCTCTGTTTTCAATTTGTTTGTTCAGTGTTCTATTACATGCTTTTTATGTAGAAAGTTCATGTATAATGGCATGTTATTTCATTTTCAGGTTGTCAGTTGATGCCAGAATAGACGGGGCTGTAAAGCATGCTCTTGCAGTGCGCCAAGCTGTCACTTTTGAAAATTATGTATTGTTCTTCAGGCTGTATAAGAAGGCTCCTAATTTGAACACATTCCTCATGGGTTGGCCTCTGCCTATAGTGAATATATAATCTTTTTACTGTTGTCACATTTATTTatctaaaattttcttattGCAGATCTGTATGTAGAAAAAATGCGTTATACCGCAGTTAAATGTATTTCCCGTTCATATCGTCCTACGCTTCCTGTTGCATATATTGCTCAGCTTCTAGGCTTTAGTAGTGTTGTGCTCCCGACTGAACCAAGTGATGAGAAGGACACTGATGGACTAGAGGAGTGTGCGGAATGGTTGAAGGCCCACGGTGCATGTCTTATTATAGATAATGCTGGCAAGGTGCTACTTGACTCAAAGGTATTTGATGACATACAAGCTGGAACCTTGAATTGCCTTGAAATGagcattactagaaatgcagttTGCACTTTAGTTTCCATGTGAAGTTTATGGTTCTCTTCACATGCAACATACCACAGACTCATGCCAAGCTCgttctttcttttctgattTGTTTTGCACAGAATCAAACAATTAGAGACTAACCTCAAAAAATGCTTCCATCTGTTCTATTATGTGCAGGCTTCAACAACTAGTCTCTTTATGCCAAAACCAGAAGTTGATGTTGCTCACGGAGATGCCACTCTTTCTGTTAATGATTTTTTGACTAGGGCTCCCTCATAAACAAAGTGATTATGTTTTAAACAATTGAAAATCTCCGGAAGAATGTGGGTCATGCTGGTCTAACCGTAGCAACATCTGAACAGAAGAAGTTTTCAGCATCAAGTTGTTATTATCAGGGCTCTTAAATTGTAAGAATCTTGGGaacttttattcttttaaaagaTGACAGTATAAGTATAGTAAGAGGACATGCATGTTTGTACAAGGAGCATAGTGAGGCAAGGTTACGATTGGAGGAGAAACAAGTGCTCCTAAAGCCAGAGTTTGATGAATTAAAGGCTTGAGCAGATACGTGGGT is a window from the Daucus carota subsp. sativus chromosome 8, DH1 v3.0, whole genome shotgun sequence genome containing:
- the LOC108197036 gene encoding SAC3 family protein A; protein product: MEKIPDNFSTTSQQATPSFSASSRATTNSSRYRNSNYAASYQTNQSDPQQHQQSNRSYPQQQQQSNRSYPQQQQQSNRSYQLQQSNRSYSQRGAYAPQQPSSSFRNNSINSHRDQSSNANYAEEEKLRRENRSQRFENQRGNQARNNYTRPKTIGARLSAGSKSCEGGNNTVVKDIDLDSFTVKGTCQEVEKCYLRLTSAPDPATVRPEKVLEKALLMVQKSQKNYLYKCDQLKSIRQDLTVQRIRNELTVKVYETHARLAIEVGDLSEYNQCQSQLQELYAEGHKGCDMEFSAYNLLSVILHSNNNRDLLSAMSRLSVDARIDGAVKHALAVRQAVTFENYVLFFRLYKKAPNLNTFLMDLYVEKMRYTAVKCISRSYRPTLPVAYIAQLLGFSSVVLPTEPSDEKDTDGLEECAEWLKAHGACLIIDNAGKVLLDSKASTTSLFMPKPEVDVAHGDATLSVNDFLTRAPS